The Mytilus edulis chromosome 12, xbMytEdul2.2, whole genome shotgun sequence genome contains a region encoding:
- the LOC139499020 gene encoding MICOS complex subunit MIC27-like: MVFQMVFAENETESKKVKVSELPIYDNPEDRYEVQVFPEEKTPFKNGVTEFRKSLFTVLDTFKETTDTIKDKYEIGKAHTQQTIEYIQNDPGILPRAGVITVAGLGGIVLGHRGGILRKLFYSSFAVVGATSLCYPNQAVEISQNGYNKAKDHAMSLWNGPDKDKKE; the protein is encoded by the exons ATGGTGTTCCAAATGGTTTTTGCAGAGAATGAAACAGAATCAAAGAAAGTAAAAGTTTCAGAG TTACCAATCTATGATAACCCTGAAGATAGATACGAAGTTCAAGTTTTCCCAGAAGAAAAGACACCATTCAAAAATGGAGTAACAGAATTCAGAAAATCTTTGTTTACAGTGCTAGACACATTTAAA GAAACGACAGACACAATTAAAGACAAATATGAAATTGGAAAAGCACATACACAAC aaacTATCGAATATATACAGAATGATCCAGGAATTCTGCCAAGAGCAGGAGTTATCACTGTTGCTGGATTGGGTGGAATTGTTCTTGGTCATAGAG GTGGAATTTTACGGAAACTGTTTTACTCCTCCTTTGCTGTTGTTGGTGCTACATCCCTTTGTTACCCAAACCAAGCAGTTGAAATATCACAGAATGGCTATAACAAAGCTAAAGAccatgccatgtcattatggaacggcccag ataaagataaaaaagaataa